AAACTATCAGCATGGCTACACAGAAGTTCCTTTGGCTCCCTCTTCTTCACAGCCTCCCCCTTCGAAGGAAGGGCTGGCAATCATGATCCATAGGAAAAATGCGGCCACTCCGGAAATGTTTCCAAGGGTGTCACTGGAGAAGCAGTTCGTTAAGGTCAGAGTTATAGAGCATAGACTCACCCACCATTGGTTTTCCTCAACTCCTCCACAAGGCAGCGCGCTTCCTCTTGAACGCGGTCCTCAATGGTCCTCTTCCCCATCCCCAAATTCCGCAGGGTCATGAGGGAGAAGCGCCGGGTCTCCTTCCATCTCTTGCCATTGCTGAAAATGATTCCTACCAGGAGAAACAGAAGCTATTAACAGGAGAGAGGCCCGAGGCAAGGAGGAGTGAGCTTACAGTTGGCTTACAGTTTCTGGTGGATCCAGCTCTGCTGGAGGGCTCTTCAAATCCCTCTTTTCCATCCTCCTCATCCCCATTTTGAATGTAGAACATGCGCACATGCACACCTACCATGTCCTTTTCTAACTTTTTCATTCACTGGGAGACAGCCTCTTCCAGAAAACTCCTCTCCCAGATCAGTCAGAGCTTCCTTCACTGCTTCATACCCATGCAAGACCACCATGGGCTTCATGCCAAAATACAGAGTGAACACAGGGCCGTAAACTTTTGAGAGCTGAGAACAGAGATGCATGTAATAGTAAAAGAAGTCAATATTTGATAATACATTATGCCTGATGCAGAATGTGTTATCATCCTATGATTATGTTTTCCTTCTGCTACATACAGCCTAATATTCCTGAATTCAATACCTAAACATGATGGTGGTTGTTACAGCTTCCACTA
This Odocoileus virginianus isolate 20LAN1187 ecotype Illinois unplaced genomic scaffold, Ovbor_1.2 Unplaced_Contig_72, whole genome shotgun sequence DNA region includes the following protein-coding sequences:
- the LOC139034244 gene encoding cytochrome P450 2C18-like — translated: MDLAVALVLCLCSLLLLSLWKQSSGRGKLPPGPTPLPILGNILQLDVKDISKSLTNLSKVYGPVFTLYFGMKPMVVLHGYEAVKEALTDLGEEFSGRGCLPVNEKVRKGHGIIFSNGKRWKETRRFSLMTLRNLGMGKRTIEDRVQEEARCLVEELRKTNGG